In Fibrobacter sp. UWB15, the following proteins share a genomic window:
- a CDS encoding ATP/GTP-binding protein, giving the protein MIRNFWVKNYLSIRDKQELSFLAKGPSSELVTEVVDGVFLYKLGILYGSNASGKSNMLVALNEVFRILVLPKSDASKNIYGSIPFALTKNEPIEMHVSFYANGIRYDYDVKFNEKYILTEALYYYPNKSKSLFYERSFVGENIQADVKFGTSLKLQIKTQESIRENTLNNHSVLSVCRKAALKEDIAPFNALHRWIMDNYHDVDGDGEKGVVEILTEAYNNPRKRKFYNTMLQKADLNIVEYRPVVEDNLMPAEYREYFQRENFPQKMKDELLKPTVDSVAFVNHSDDGDFDISLDRQSKGTQKYIRILDALYDMITASHVYYLDELGEDLHNDLLYYYLNVFIFNSDKSQLIITSQETTLLSQDLINENRGVVWFVDKNKETASSVYSRGDSFGLHKNLSLYNSYRIGRLGAKPELGSIFINLDD; this is encoded by the coding sequence ATGATAAGAAATTTTTGGGTAAAGAATTACCTTTCCATTCGCGACAAGCAAGAATTAAGTTTCTTAGCTAAGGGGCCCTCGTCGGAGCTTGTTACAGAAGTTGTCGATGGTGTTTTCTTGTATAAATTGGGTATCCTTTATGGTTCGAATGCTTCTGGAAAATCGAATATGCTTGTTGCATTGAATGAAGTGTTTCGCATATTGGTTTTGCCGAAATCAGATGCAAGCAAGAATATTTACGGAAGCATTCCATTTGCTCTCACAAAAAATGAACCCATAGAGATGCATGTGTCATTCTATGCTAATGGTATTAGATATGATTATGATGTAAAGTTCAATGAGAAATACATTTTGACTGAGGCTTTATATTATTACCCCAACAAGTCAAAATCATTATTCTATGAACGTTCATTTGTTGGCGAAAACATTCAGGCGGATGTAAAGTTTGGCACAAGCCTTAAACTACAGATTAAGACCCAAGAAAGTATTCGCGAGAACACGTTGAACAACCATAGTGTCTTATCTGTTTGTAGAAAAGCGGCGCTGAAAGAGGATATAGCCCCCTTCAATGCGCTCCATCGTTGGATTATGGACAACTATCATGATGTCGATGGTGATGGTGAAAAGGGTGTTGTTGAAATCCTAACCGAGGCTTATAATAATCCAAGGAAACGTAAGTTCTATAACACTATGCTACAAAAGGCAGATTTAAACATAGTGGAGTATCGGCCTGTTGTGGAAGATAATTTAATGCCTGCAGAATATCGAGAATACTTTCAAAGGGAAAACTTTCCCCAAAAAATGAAGGATGAATTGCTTAAGCCAACAGTCGATTCTGTGGCATTTGTCAATCATTCTGACGATGGCGATTTTGATATTTCTCTCGATAGGCAGTCAAAAGGAACCCAAAAATACATACGCATTCTAGATGCTCTATATGATATGATTACCGCTTCTCATGTGTACTACCTTGATGAATTAGGAGAGGATCTACACAATGACTTGTTGTATTATTATCTTAATGTTTTCATTTTTAATTCGGATAAATCGCAATTGATTATCACGAGTCAGGAAACGACGCTCTTGTCTCAAGATTTGATTAATGAAAACAGAGGCGTTGTCTGGTTTGTTGATAAAAACAAAGAGACAGCCTCGTCGGTGTATTCTCGCGGAGATTCTTTTGGATTGCATAAGAACCTATCCCTTTACAATTCATATCGCATTGGTCGATTGGGAGCGAA